In Eretmochelys imbricata isolate rEreImb1 chromosome 14, rEreImb1.hap1, whole genome shotgun sequence, a genomic segment contains:
- the LOC144274346 gene encoding olfactory receptor 14A16-like, producing the protein MSNQTAVTEFLLLGFSDIRELQILHFVVFLLLYLISLLGNLLIVTAIALDRHLHTPMYFFLMNLSILDLGSISVTIPKSMASSLTNTRSISYSGCVAQVFLFFFFASADFALLTIMAYDRYVAICQPLQYETVMNRTACVQMAASAWITGILSSALHTGITFEISFCGGNAVDQFFCEIPQLLNLACSDLYLIEVGFLIFSSFLGLSCFLFIIVSYVQIFKAVLKIPSKQGEHKAFSTCLPHLTMVSLFFSTAAFAYLKPTSSSTSRLNLIAAVLYSVLPPMMNPIIYSMRNKEIKGALSKQIGWRLFTKNKMSICLLR; encoded by the coding sequence atgtccaaccaaactgccgtgaccgagttccttctcctgggattctctgacattcgggagctgcagattttacactttgtggtgtttctactgctttacctgatatccctgctggggaaccttctcatcgtcacagccatagcccttgaccgccaccttcacacccccatgtacttcttcctgatgaatctgtccatcctagacctcggctccatctctgtcaccatccccaaatccatggccagTTCCCTCACGAACACCAgatcgatttcttattctggatgtgttgcccaagtctttctcttcttcttcttcgcttcagcagattttgccttactgaccatcatggcgtacgaccgatacgtcgccatctgccaaccactgcaGTATGAGACAGTGATGAACAGGACAgcatgtgtccaaatggcagccagtgcctggatcactggtattctctcctctgcactgcacactgggatcacgtttgaaatctccttctgtggaggcaacgcggtggatcagttcttctgtgaaatcccccagctcctcaatcTCGCCTGCTCTGACTTGTACCTCATTGAAGTTGGGTTTCTCATCTTTAGTTCATTCTTAGGCTTAAGCTGCTTTCTTTTCATCattgtgtcatatgttcagatcttcaaagCAGTGCTGAAAATCCCCTCTAAGCAGGGTGAgcataaagccttctccacctgcctccctcacctcaccaTGGTGTCCTTGTTCTTTAgtactgctgcctttgcctacctgaaacccacctccagctcaaccTCACGTCTGAATCTCATAGcggctgttctctattctgtgttgccaccgatgatgaatccgatcatctacagcatgagaaacaaagagatCAAAGGTGCACTGAGTAAACAGATTGGTTGGAGGTTATTCACTAAGAACAAAATGTCCATATGTCTCCTTCGGTAG